The nucleotide window CTTTCCCGGTTGAACCCCACGAACAAAGGCAGTCGATACGTGCAGAAAAATCGCATCGTTACAACTTTTTGCCAACTCAACCGCGTACTTCGCCCCAAACACATTGCTCTGCAAGGACGCATCAATAGGTGGGTCGAATTTGACAAGACCGCCACTGTTAATGAAGATTTGCACTTCGCGCTGCAACATTTCATAGTCGGTATCCGAAAGACCAAGCCGCTCGTAAGCCATATCGCCTTCTACCGCGTAGACCTTTTCACGAAGCCACTCCTCCAACTGTTCCCCATGAATCTGTTTAAGCTTCGCAAAAGCACTTGAGGCAAATACCTCATTTTCTAGCCGATCCGTTGCGGTGCGCTTTTCTCCACTCGCTACAGTCTGACTGCGGATGAGCAGGTAGATTCGTTTCACATCAGGAAGCGCAGTGAGAATTTTCGCCACAAGTGCTTGCCCTAGAAATCCGGTTGCACCGGCGATCAATATCACTTTACCATGAAAAAATTCAGGAATTGTCCGCATATCGTCCTTCGGTTTCACCCAAATTGGAGAATATCACAATGCTTTAGCAGGCAACACTTTCGCTTTTTTTAACAAGCTGCGAAATGGCCCTTCAAAGAGGATAAGCCCTTGCGTTATCCCATCGCTAAAGCTGTCTTAGTATAAGCGATTAAACGACCTTCTGTCAATAACAAAACGAGAAACGGAATACAGAGACGATTCCCCCTGTTAAGGCTTAATCCCTCCACCCACTTTCATATCTCCCTAGTTAATCAGAAGCTAACATATCCACCACAAACAGGGATACACTGCCCCGTCACATAATCCGAGAGATCTGTGACCAGAAACTCAACAACCTTCGCACAATCCTCTGGCATCCCCATGCGGCGCAGCGGGATTTGCGGCAACAGTCTTTCACGTGTTTCAGGACTATTCCTACCGCCGGCAATGCCACGGGAAGAAAGAATGTAGCCCGGCGCAATGCAGTTCACATTAATTCCGTATGCTCCCAACTCAGCGGCAAGGAGGCGAGTATATTGAACAACCCCCGCCTTTGCAACGGAATACGCCATACCTCCCCCGTTCCAAGCACTCCACAAACCTGCCTGCGAACTGACGTTGACAATCCGTCCGTAACCCGCCTTCTTCATCGGGACGCTCACCGCTTGACAGCACAAAATTGCGCTGCTGAGATTGATCCCCATAATGTAGTTATAATATTCCTCTTCAGTGTCGGATGCCATTGAGGATTTCGGCTGACCCAATGCACCACCGGTGTTATTGACGAGAATATCAATTCGCCCCAGTTTATCCACAATCTCGTCAACCATTGCAAAGACAGCATCACGTTCCGTAACATCAACTTCAAAGCCAAGTGACCGACGACCAGAATTCTCGATCTCCGCCATGACTGTCTCCGCTGTCAGTTCTTCGTTATACTCTTTCGCTGCGTCGAGATCAATGTCGTTAATGACAACGTCCGCTCCCAACTGAGCGAGGTGAAGCGCGTAAGCTCTACCTAACCCACGTCCTGAACCGGTAACAAGTGCAACCTGTCCATCTAATTTACCCATCGAAATCTCCTTTATATGTGAAGATAAGGTGTGAACCTCCTACATTGAATTATCACTAACACAACTGGATTAACGAACAACCGCAACCTTGCCCAACCTACGGACTGTCTCTCCCTCCCATTTCGCTTCCAAGATATAGATATATACCCCGCCTGTGACAGATTCGCCTGCCTGATTTTTGCAATCCCAGACGAAGGCTTCGTCGACCGATGCTGACTGTTGACCAACCACATTGCGCAACACATCCGTATAGAGTAAACCGCCTGTGACATCGTAAATTTCCAGTGTAACATCAGCAGATTTGGTGAGTTGGAATGTAATGATGGCATCGTGTGAAGTGGGATTCGGATATACAATAACCTTATCGGCAAAGTCGAAAATATCCTGAGTAAAGAAGTCCATCGTCTGGCGCGCTTCATTGCCAGCCCGATCCGTCGCGCTAACCTCAAGGGTATGCCTGCCCGCCCTCAGATTACTTGGGAGGTAGGTCAAGTGTCCGGTCGTATCCTCGTATAGGAATTGCACCGCCCGATTGTCCACCCACAACTGAATAACACCAACGCCGGAGCCTTCGTCGGTAATTTCATGCACTATAAGGAAACGATCGGGCTGAACCTCTGCGGAATCTTGGGGAAAAATAGTATTTATGATAGGTGGCGTCCGATCTACAAGAAGGGCGTAGCTCCCGAACCGATCAACGATGGCTTCAAACATACCGAGTTGGTTTCGGACTGTATCCAGCGGCAGCCATTGCTGGAATTGGCTGTCCCACTGAAACATCGCAACCCCGTTGCCGCTCTTATTGGGTTCTAAAGGAAGTGGGAGTGCAAGCTGAAATGACACACCTGCCATCTCCACAGAGGATTCGACAACATAGATAGGGTCTAGTATCGTTAGCTCACGCGTATCGGCGTTTTGTTGTTGTACGCGAATCATATTTTGATCCAATCCGCCCTGACTTCGCAAGATAACTTGAGGTGCTGCATCACCGTTAAGTAGTCGGACGCTAGGTCCACTATCAATAGAAAGGAAAACCTCCGCCAGCGAAGAATCTTCGCTCTGAATAAATCGGGGGAATTGAATATCTTCAAAAAGCTGATTCTGATCGGTGAAATAGCCGCGCACAGGAAGTACCTCTCCGTTGAGAGAACGAACTTCGGCAGAAAACGTGAACCCTGTCTGTGAAGCAGAAGTCGGAAAGTCAAGGGCATACCGAAAGATCAATCGATGGTTTCCCACTTTCAAATCCGCGTTCAACCCCTCATCTGCAACGCTGAAATGATCAAGGTTGGGCGTATACCCCAAGGTCGCACCAGATGGAAGAATTTCAAGGGCAGGAGTTACTCCCAATCGTCTTGTTGTAGTTAGCGTGATTCTAAGTATATGCCTTGTTCCTTCAACCCGTTCCGCTGAAATTGACGCTTGAAATGGTCGTGTATCAATAGTAAATGTAAAATCAATTGGTGCTGCTGAATTGCCTGCGGTGTCCTGAACCTGCAATTTGAAGTGATAGGTGCCGTCGATCAGTTCTGTCAGTGGCGTATAGGTGAACTTTCCCGTCTCTGGTTGAAAATCAAAAGGACTTCCATCAAACTGAGCAGCCCCCGGACGCCCATCGAAAACAAACGTCTCCTCACCAAAGCTGAAACGAATCGTCAACGGATCTATCTCCACATTATCAATTAAGAATCCCGTGATCTTTACGTCTGATCGATCAAGCAATGTACCATCAAGCGGCAAAACCTCCGTTATTGCTGGTGGGCTAAGATCTATCCCAAGGAGCGGATCTTTTGCCTTATAGCTGATCCGGCGTTGTACCTCCGTTTTTCGACCCAACCGATCAATGGCAACCACGTTGATGAGATTAGCTATCTCATCTCCTACACCCTTAGTAGAATCTGTTTTCTTTAGTCGCAATGTGCGCTCAAAATGCCCTTCCGCCTTGAGGGGTACAGCCGTCCCGTTAATCAAAAGCCGTGCATCGGGGTCATTGACCTGACCGGACACAGTGGCATAAGGCACCTCTAGCAGAGCGAAGTCAGGCGGAGATGTCAACGTAATCTCCGGCGGTTGGTTGTCACGTACAATAGTCCGGATCACACTTGTCTCCAGACCGATTGGGTTTGTGACTTGGATCTCGATTCGGTTTAGACCTTCGCTCAAGGGCAATTGCGTGACAAAGCCCCCTTCTGAATCAACAGGTAAGGATATTTCCATCTGCTCGGATTTAAGAGTAACAGTGTTCGATTTTTCCGTTGTCCCTCGCACCGTTATCTGCTTCTCCAATGTCAACAGATCTTGAGATGGATTAGAAACCTTTAGGCGTGGACGTTCATTCTCAATAAAGACATGGATCTGGTCCTGAACTTTATCGCCCTGCGTCGAAATGACAACAAGCCGTATCAGGAATTCTCCGCGCAATCGTTGTGCATCCCACTGTCCAAGAAAACCGGTCTCCGTCACTGGGGCTGTTGCTCCGCCACCAATCTGACGCCACCCGGTCGAGACAGTTCCTCCCCTATCTGTGGAAACAGGGGTATACTCCAAACGATACTCCTTGAACATCGTGCCTCGAGCGATGCCAAAGATGCCGACTTTACCGCCTAGCAGTTCTCCTGTGTGGGGACGATCTATTTTCGCTTCAACTATTGAGAGTTGCGGGACAGCATGGAGCAAAGTGGTAAAACTGAACAACCAAAGCACAATTGCCAAGAGCGTAGAGGTGAGCAAAATCGAAGAATGGAAGGATGGGAGGGAGGAGAGAAAGGAAGGATTCGTTTTACGTTTCACAACTCCATTCCAAGAGGACAAGGATCGGACTTACGCCCCGATGTAAGATCGGGACGAACAGATCCATCAGGGGGTCACGTTTTACGTTCTACATCCTGCGGAAAAGCCCGACAACCTTTCCTAAAATCTGTGCATCATCGACGAGAATCGGCGACATCACCGAATTTTCAGGTTGCAGACGAATTCGGTTTCCATCGCGGAAGAACCGTTTCACTGTTGCTTCATCTTCAAGCAATGCGACAACAACATCCCCGGTATCTGCGTAATTTTGCGACCGCACAATCACCAGGTCGCCCTCAAAAATACCAGCCTCAATCATACTTTTTCCGTCGACCCGTAACGCGAAACAGGTATCTTCCTTGACGACCTCCCGCGGTACGGGTAAAGTACCTTCAACATTCTCAGAGGCAAGTATAGGCTCACCAGCGGCAACTCGTCCAACGATAGGAACTTCGACCGCCGCTTGTGGCAGCTTTTGCGGCACAAACTCCAAAATTTCGATCGCACGGGGTTTCTTGGGGCTGCGTCGTATGTAGCCTTTCTTTTCGATTGCATTTAAGTGATCGTAGGCACCCTTTTCAGATATGCCGAAATCCGTCCCAATTTCGCGGACGGTCGGCGGATAGCCTGTATCTTGTACATGCTTCCGAATAAATTCAAAGATCCGGTCCTGTTTTTTGGTCAATGGTTTTCGCATGATCGTCTCCTAAATCCCATATAGATACCTTTTAATATACTATACATAGATTAAGCTGTCAAGGAAAAAGCGTTGACCGATACCGGTTCTTTTTTATTTTTTTATCACTTGAGAACGTCCGCCCACAATCTTCACCCACGCACCGTGCTATCCGGCTATCCATTCACTTTTTCATCGCTATCTTCGTGATAATCGTAGGGATGATTCCGAAAAATATAGTCAATCGGTTTGTCAGTAAATTCAACGTTTGGATCCATCTGGCAGTTTTCAAAAGCCGCCTCACACCCCTTGTTGAACGGTACCCGTTTCTTCCGCTGGAGCCAATGAATATTGTGAACCATCGCAATCATCTGTCTTGGTTGGTCAGAACAGTTGGGCATACCCCGGTGCCAAAGGCGCTTATCCCTGATGAGGACACTCCCTTTCTTCGTATTACCACGCACCGGCGGAGCAACCTCTCGACGCGCTTCGACTATCCGTTCATCGACCTTAATCGTCGCGTCCTCCTGCGCAACATTCGTGTCTAGGTGGGATCCGGGCCAAAGCTCAATGCTACCATTGTGTTCGGTGACATCCATCGGTGCAATGTTAATCACCAAAGAGACCGCTGGATGCGCCATTTTCAGTCCTGACCATAATTGGCCGTGATCTACATGAACCGGTTGTGTGCCACTGCCCGGACAGTTTGTGTTGCCGGAGTAGGAACTGTTAAATAAACCCTCACCCAGAACCTTGCGAGTCACCTGTATCACCCACGGATTGGCAACAATATCACGAAAAATATAAGGAGCAAAGGGCGGTGGGTCTTGCTGGAGGTGTTGTTTGACAAAATTAACAGGGAGGACCGACGCCGTCATCAATGTGCGTAAATCCTCATCCATCTTCTCGCGGACCAGATCCAGATGGGCGTGCGATATGATGTCTGATAGAATGACATATCCGTCCGTGCGGATGGCATGGACAGCCCGATCGAGATGCGTTGGGGACATCTCACCGTTGGCGAGTTCTTCGGGATCAATCGTGATTTCCATCGGTTATACCTCGTGAGTTCATTGCTTTGCTGAGATAGTATCAGACACATATCAAGCGGTCAAGCGAAATATTTAGTCCAGTATTTGGGACTTTCAATTGGTGGAATCTGTGCAGTCATCTTATCCAGCCAATCTGCACTGTAATTTTTTGACACTACCCCAAATGAATGCTATAATTTCATCATACATAAAAGGAGACCTGCACCGTAAATACACTATCGATTAATTTGAATAAACTGGTAGTTGATATGAGGTGAATTATGAAAAACGGATTTGACGCGGAACAAGATTTATCACAGGTGGATCCCCAAACCCCTGAAAGTGAGTTGACCCCTCGGCAGAATAAAATTTACCGGAACCTGCAAGATATAGGATCCGAAATCGCTGCCTTTTATCGGGATGGGGTAAAGATACTACGCTCCGATAATTTTGAGACTGCGCCCTATCTATTGGCACATATTACCCGGGAAATTGATGGGGGGTTACGAGACATCCTATCTAGTGACGAAGAAAAAGCAAAAATACAGAAACGGCTTACAAAGGAAATTTTAGCGCAGATAGGAGACTATGACACCCTAAAAGCATACAAGGGACATATCGCCTCAATTTTGGCGGCACTATGTATTGATGATGTAGACGTGCTTTCTAATCCTGATGATGCAAATATACGTTTTGCAGTCAGATGGATAGAGGTCGCTCCCAAGCTTGTTAATTTTGTCCATCGTCACGGGCCTTGGAAACCCCCTCGGAGCCGAGAAGCGTTTGAACATCTTTGGTATGACTTTGAGGAACTATTGGCAGATCTGGTGGGCAGCTATTTGAATTTCCTGAACAGGTTGGATCGAATCCTCACATACAAAGCACCAACTAGGGAGATTATAGAAACGCTGCCCAATTTGTTAGACTCTGATGCAAGACGGGCGTATTTCTTCAGAAAGCTTAAATATCCTACATGGCTAGAACCCCTAAAAGAGGCAAAATGGTTCAATCCCGACAAGAACCCTCTTCCCTATGAAACTCCAGATGGGTACTACCACACCCCCGTTTGGTATGCTTTGGAATATGTGGAAACGATCGCCAATCACCCGGAGAGAGACGTTGACCTCCTTGTGGGTATCGTTGATGCCATAGTTGACTATACCAACGACACCGGAAAAAGCATCGAAAACGATAGCACAAACCGGAGACTCATCAAAATTATCGGTACGCTTCCTATAGATCGGATAGAACATAAACATATCACTTTCATGGACACCGTGTTGAAATCGAGTAGGGGATGGGCGAGTGACGAAATCGGTGAAATAATCCTACCGAAGCTTCTCAACGAAGGCAAGATAGATTTATCCCTTGATCTGCTCAAGGTGATGTTTGATGCCAAGGTCGTCAATCGCCAAATACGTCCTATAATGGAATTATACTGGCTCAAGGAAGTTGTCAAAAAACAGGGACAAGTCATCTCCGAATTATGTGGCTTTGAAGTAATACAAATTGTTCTGACACAAATCCGAACTCTTATTGATGAAGATACATATTCGTTTGATATCATAGAGGAGATCAAAACCGAACCCTCCTATGGTCCCGAGCAAAGCTATGCTGAACTATTGGTTAGTTTTACTTGTCGTTTATTCCATCTTGCCTCCCCTGATAGCATTGCAGAAACAGTGCAGTCTCTGTTAAAGGAGGGGGGCACAGCAGAACGCGACTACCAAGGCGCAAAAGGCTCTCCCGCTATCTTTCGCAGAATTGCTCTCAACGTTATCACATACCACTACGACTATTTGAAAGGACTATTCTGGGAGTGGGAAGGCAATCCGCTTGAAGAATATGAGTTGAAGTTTGAACTTTACCAATTAATCCAAACTCACTGCTTTGATTTTGATGAGAGAGAGATTGAGCAAATATTACACTGGATTGAGTCATGCCGATACATAGTATTTGCCGAAGACGATGAAACTCGTACTAAAGTTGTGGCATACCAGAAACGACAGTGGCTCTCTGCGCTTCTGGAAGTCGGCAATGAAAAAGTTGCTGCTGCTAATCAGAAATATGAGCAGATTAATCCAGCGAAGGTTGAACCGCCTGGACGTTTTACACAAATCCCTTCAG belongs to Candidatus Poribacteria bacterium and includes:
- a CDS encoding SDR family oxidoreductase, producing MRTIPEFFHGKVILIAGATGFLGQALVAKILTALPDVKRIYLLIRSQTVASGEKRTATDRLENEVFASSAFAKLKQIHGEQLEEWLREKVYAVEGDMAYERLGLSDTDYEMLQREVQIFINSGGLVKFDPPIDASLQSNVFGAKYAVELAKSCNDAIFLHVSTAFVRGVQPGKVPEELHPPYETYAEQYQAEKGEAIPGTLDAEIE
- a CDS encoding SDR family oxidoreductase produces the protein MGKLDGQVALVTGSGRGLGRAYALHLAQLGADVVINDIDLDAAKEYNEELTAETVMAEIENSGRRSLGFEVDVTERDAVFAMVDEIVDKLGRIDILVNNTGGALGQPKSSMASDTEEEYYNYIMGINLSSAILCCQAVSVPMKKAGYGRIVNVSSQAGLWSAWNGGGMAYSVAKAGVVQYTRLLAAELGAYGINVNCIAPGYILSSRGIAGGRNSPETRERLLPQIPLRRMGMPEDCAKVVEFLVTDLSDYVTGQCIPVCGGYVSF
- a CDS encoding T9SS type A sorting domain-containing protein produces the protein MKRKTNPSFLSSLPSFHSSILLTSTLLAIVLWLFSFTTLLHAVPQLSIVEAKIDRPHTGELLGGKVGIFGIARGTMFKEYRLEYTPVSTDRGGTVSTGWRQIGGGATAPVTETGFLGQWDAQRLRGEFLIRLVVISTQGDKVQDQIHVFIENERPRLKVSNPSQDLLTLEKQITVRGTTEKSNTVTLKSEQMEISLPVDSEGGFVTQLPLSEGLNRIEIQVTNPIGLETSVIRTIVRDNQPPEITLTSPPDFALLEVPYATVSGQVNDPDARLLINGTAVPLKAEGHFERTLRLKKTDSTKGVGDEIANLINVVAIDRLGRKTEVQRRISYKAKDPLLGIDLSPPAITEVLPLDGTLLDRSDVKITGFLIDNVEIDPLTIRFSFGEETFVFDGRPGAAQFDGSPFDFQPETGKFTYTPLTELIDGTYHFKLQVQDTAGNSAAPIDFTFTIDTRPFQASISAERVEGTRHILRITLTTTRRLGVTPALEILPSGATLGYTPNLDHFSVADEGLNADLKVGNHRLIFRYALDFPTSASQTGFTFSAEVRSLNGEVLPVRGYFTDQNQLFEDIQFPRFIQSEDSSLAEVFLSIDSGPSVRLLNGDAAPQVILRSQGGLDQNMIRVQQQNADTRELTILDPIYVVESSVEMAGVSFQLALPLPLEPNKSGNGVAMFQWDSQFQQWLPLDTVRNQLGMFEAIVDRFGSYALLVDRTPPIINTIFPQDSAEVQPDRFLIVHEITDEGSGVGVIQLWVDNRAVQFLYEDTTGHLTYLPSNLRAGRHTLEVSATDRAGNEARQTMDFFTQDIFDFADKVIVYPNPTSHDAIITFQLTKSADVTLEIYDVTGGLLYTDVLRNVVGQQSASVDEAFVWDCKNQAGESVTGGVYIYILEAKWEGETVRRLGKVAVVR
- the lexA gene encoding transcriptional repressor LexA produces the protein MRKPLTKKQDRIFEFIRKHVQDTGYPPTVREIGTDFGISEKGAYDHLNAIEKKGYIRRSPKKPRAIEILEFVPQKLPQAAVEVPIVGRVAAGEPILASENVEGTLPVPREVVKEDTCFALRVDGKSMIEAGIFEGDLVIVRSQNYADTGDVVVALLEDEATVKRFFRDGNRIRLQPENSVMSPILVDDAQILGKVVGLFRRM
- a CDS encoding phytanoyl-CoA dioxygenase family protein; protein product: MEITIDPEELANGEMSPTHLDRAVHAIRTDGYVILSDIISHAHLDLVREKMDEDLRTLMTASVLPVNFVKQHLQQDPPPFAPYIFRDIVANPWVIQVTRKVLGEGLFNSSYSGNTNCPGSGTQPVHVDHGQLWSGLKMAHPAVSLVINIAPMDVTEHNGSIELWPGSHLDTNVAQEDATIKVDERIVEARREVAPPVRGNTKKGSVLIRDKRLWHRGMPNCSDQPRQMIAMVHNIHWLQRKKRVPFNKGCEAAFENCQMDPNVEFTDKPIDYIFRNHPYDYHEDSDEKVNG